In Macadamia integrifolia cultivar HAES 741 chromosome 5, SCU_Mint_v3, whole genome shotgun sequence, a single window of DNA contains:
- the LOC122079277 gene encoding DNA topoisomerase 1 alpha-like isoform X1, translating into MAAVDACIKPNFFDDGEDDDGPAVFKRNKTVSTRTQLNPELKKSSSQRNDGSSVRSASDTPKSQNSGLQKGKAVSSAKVSPVKSNVASSNASTSISKSSSLQPKTEINEEKKLLNKHQSQSNGDTDDSDDDKPLSARLATTATLPKSQSPNVLKGLSSPVSRSSQSVRTKVVVKKSDEDLEDDIPLSSKFQFKQSGGPSSKNSYDSDEDKPLASKLQKNGSSKRDNEPLKSFKGLNKRPLSEASTSGQSSIKRPKPSSTPVPAKIAQVTVKAEVKTDDDDNVPIAQRMKKPAPLVNKSTSIKKSTKVVSASFKKTAKKSKKLAKNSKYSKSTKLLPSSGEGQKWTTLVHNGVIFPPPYKPHGIKMLYNGQLIDLTPEQEEVATMFAVMKDTDYATKPRFIENFMNDWRQILGKNHIIKKFELCDFTPIYEWHQREKEKKKQMSTEEKKAVKEEKLKLEEKYMWAIVDGVKEKVGNFRVEPPGLFRGRGEHPKMGKLKRRICPSDITINIGKDAAVPECPIPGERWKEVKHDNTVTWLAFWNDPINPREFKYVFLAASSSLKGQSDKEKYEKARLLKDYIHGIRATYTKDFVSKDITKRQIAVATYLIDKLALRAGNEKDDDEADTVGCCTLKMENVTLIPPNKLQFDFLGKDSIRYFNTVEVELPVYKAIGQFKAGRGDGEDLFDKLDTSKLNAHLKELMPGLTAKVFRTYNASITLDEMLNRETKDGDMAEKIAVYQIANKEVAIICNHQRSVSKSHSVQMSRLSEKMDELKAVLDELQTDLMRAKKGKPPLKGADGKPKRNSAPEALERKISQTNAKIEKMERDMRTKEDLKTVALGTSKINYLDPRISVAWCKRHEVPIEKIFNKSLLAKFTWAMDVDPSFRF; encoded by the exons ATGGCTGCTGTTGATGCTTGCATCAAAccaaatttttttgatgatggtGAAGATGATGATGGGCCTGCAGTTTTCAAAAGGAATAAGACAGTGTCTACGAGAACTCAGTTGAACCCAGAACTAAAGAAGTCATCATCTCAAAGGAATGATGGATCATCAGTGAGGAGTGCCTCTGATACTCCGAAAAGTCAAAACTCAGGTTTGCAGAAGGGCAAAGCTGTTTCATCTGCAAAGGTGTCACCAGTTAAGTCAAATGTAGCAAGTTCAAATGCATCAACTTCAATATCAAAGTCAAGTTCTTTACAACCGAAAACAGAAATTAACGAGGAGAAGAAGCTTTTGAATAAGCATCAGAGTCAATCAAATGGGGATACTGATGATTCTGATGATGACAAACCATTGAGTGCTAGACTTGCTACTACTGCCACATTACCCAAGAGCCAATCACCTAATGTTTTGAAGGGGCTTAGTTCACCTGTTTCTAGGTCATCACAGTCAGTAAGGACAAAGGTTGTTGTTAAGAAATCTGATGAAGATTTGGAAGATGATATTCCTTTGTCATCAAAATTCCAGTTCAAGCAGAGTGGAGGGCCATCCAGCAAGAATTCATATGACTCTGACGAGGATAAACCATTGGCTTCTAAGCTTCAGAAAAATGGTTCCAGCAAGCGTGATAATGAACCATTAAAGTCCTTTAAAGGTTTGAATAAGAGACCTCTGAGCGAAGCAAGTACTTCAGGTCAGTCTTCAATTAAAAGGCCGAAACCTTCATCTACTCCTGTTCCAGCCAAAATTGCGCAAGTAACAGTGAAAGCAGAAGTGAAGacagatgatgatgacaatgttCCCATTGCCCAGAGAATGAAGAAGCCGGCTCCTTTAGTTAATAAATCAACATCCATAAAGAAATCAACAAAGGTTGTTTCTGCTTCGTTTAAGAAAACGGCCAAGAAGTCAAAAAAATTAGCAAAGAATTCTAAATATTCTAAGTCGACCAAACTTCTGCCTAGCTCTGGCGAAGGACAAAAATGGACTACCTTGGTACACAATGGCGTCATTTTCCCTCCTCCATATAAGCCCCATGGAATTAAGATGCTCTATAATGGGCAGCTGATTGATTTGACTCCTGAACAGGAGGAG GTTGCAACAATGTTTGCAGTGATGAAAGATACTGATTATGCAACCAAACCAAGATTTATAGAAAACTTCATGAATGATTGGAGGCAGATACTTGGGAAAAATCATATCATTAAGAAATTTGAGCTTTGCGATTTCACACCAATTTATGAATGGCACcagagggaaaaagagaagaaaaaacagatGAGTACAGAG GAGAAGAAGGCagtgaaagaagagaaattgaaACTTGAGGAGAAATACATGTGGGCTATTGTTGATGGTGTTAAAGAGAAG GTTGGGAACTTCAGAGTAGAGCCACCTGGGCTGTTTCGTGGCCGTGGAGAGCATCCCAAG ATGGGAAAGCTGAAAAGACGCATTTGTCCTAGTGATATTACAATAAACATAGGAAAAGATGCAGCAGTTCCAGAATGTCCAATCCCTGGTGAAAG ATGGAAGGAAGTAAAGCATGATAATACTGTCACATGGTTGGCATTTTGGAATGATCCCATCAACCCTAGAGAATTCAAGTATGTCTTTTTGGCTGCTAGTAGTTCCTTGAAAGGGCAAAGTGACAAAGAGAAATATGAGAAAGCAAGGTTATTGAAG GACTACATACATGGTATTAGGGCAACTTACACAAAGGATTTTGTAAGTAAAGATATTACAAAGCGGCAAATAGCAGTTGCGACTTACCTTATTGATAAGCTGGCTCTCAGGGCAGGCAATGAGAAG GATGATGATGAGGCTGATACTGTTGGTTGCTGCACACTGAAGATGGAAAATGTTACCTTAATCCCTCCAAACAAGTTGCAG TTTGATTTCCTAGGTAAAGATTCCATTAGGTATTTCAACACAGTGGAAGTTGAACTTCCTGTATATAAAGCGATTGGACAATTCAAAGCTG GAAGAGGTGACGGGGAAGATCTGTTCGATAAGCTGGATACCAGTAAACTGAATGCTCATCTCAAGGAACTTATGCCAGGGCTCACTGCTAAAGTTTTCCGTACATACAATGCATCTATCACTTTGGATGAGATG TTGAATAGAGAGACTAAGGATGGTGATATGGCAGAGAAAATTGCTGTTTATCAAATTGCAAACAAGGAG GTTGCAATTATATGCAATCATCAACGTAGTGTCTCAAAGTCCCACAGTGTGCAAATGTCAAGATTGAGTGAGAAGATGGATGAGCTAAAG GCTGTACTGGATGAACTTCAAACTGATTTGATGAGGGCGAAGAAAGGGAAGCCCCCTTTGAAGGGTGCTGACGGGAAGCCGAAAAGGAACTCAGCTCCCGAAGC GTTAGAGAGGAAAATTTCTCAGACAAATGCTAAGATTGAAAAAATGGAACGAGATATGAGGACCAAGGAGGATCTGAAGACTGTGGCATTGGGCACATCGAAAATAAACTATCTTGATCCAAGGATATCTGTTGCGTGGTGCAAGCGTCATGAAGTTCCCATTGAGAAG ATATTCAACAAGTCCCTCCTGGCAAAGTTTACCTGGGCAATGGATGTTGATCCCAGCTTCAGATTCTGA
- the LOC122078376 gene encoding uncharacterized protein LOC122078376: MTYCSQWWLLSLAIFLLALTVQANENVVKTDVFLSPKFELGPGQVADKFYYNIDFPRGHIAIKEFNGEVVDELGNSVPLHETYLHHWIVKRYYAPKGEKVHEGNGDQELHFSKNFAVRNAGTCQGRVLGQEFGIGSETRKTKVYVPDPYGIEAGNSMVIPKGFEERWLLNIHAIDTRGVVDRMGCTECRCDLYNITRDKAGWPLRPGYTGGLACCYDQVQCRMQEGFDNIKRSLYLRYTVKWVDWENSIVPVNIYIFDVTDTGERPAGSTRNGCQVEYDVASCVGNCMENNGCVDTKKARIAMSDDGGEIIYGVAHQHSGGLGATLYGEDGRVLCSSLPIYGEGTEPGNEAGYVVGMSSCYPQPGTVKMSEKETLTLESNYNSTQKHTGVMGLFYILVADSPPRRMPSLLTFIHDQVALVFMGVTVAVVVAVGYLRRNRRESGYQSILMQQ; this comes from the exons ATGACATATTGTTCTCAATGGTGGCTGCTTTCACTGgcaatttttcttttggctttAACTGTGCAAGCTAATGAAAATGTGGTGAAAACTGATGTCTTCTTATCTCCAAAGTTTGAGCTGGGACCAGGACAAGTGGCGGATAAATTCTACTATAATATTGACTTTCCAAGAGGTCATATTGCAATTAAGGAATTTAATGGTGAAGTGGTTGATGAGTTGGGAAATTCTGTACCTCTTCATGAAACTTATCTCCATCACTGGATTGTAAAAAGATATTATGCTCCCAAGGGTGAGAAAGTCCATGAGGGTAATGGTGATCAGGAGCTTCACTTTTCAAAGAATTTTGCAGTGAGAAATGCTGGAACATGCCAGGGGAGGGTTCTGGGGCAGGAATTTGGTATTGGATCTGAAACACGCAAAACAAAGGTTTATGTTCCAGATCCTTATGGTATAGAAGCTGGGAATTCAATGGTAATACCTAAAGGATTCGAGGAGAGATGGTTGCTCAACATTCATGCAATTGATACGCGAGGTGTGGTGGATCGGATGGGATGCACAGAATGCAGGTGTGACCTCTATAATATCACAAGGGATAAGGCTGGCTGGCCTTTGCGTCCAGGTTATACTGGAGGCCTAGCTTGTTGTTATGATCAAGTACAGTGCAGGATGCAAGAAGGCTTTGATAATATAAAGAGAAGCCTCTATTTGAGATATACTGTGAAATGGGTTGACTGGGAAAACAGTATTGTTCCtgttaatatttatatatttgatGTTACTGATACTGGGGAAAGGCCAGCTGGTTCTACCAGAAATGGTTGTCAG GTAGAGTATGATGTTGCGTCTTGTGTTGGAAATTGTATGGAAAATAATGGGTGTGTAGATACCAAGAAAGCAAGAATTGCCATGTCTGACGACGGGGGTGAGATTATCTATGGTGTTGCCCACCAACACTCCGGGGGACTTGGCGCAACTCTATATGGAGAG GATGGTCGAGTTTTATGTTCTTCTTTACCAATTTATGGAGAAGGGACTGAACCAGGTAATGAGGCTGGTTACGTTGTGGGAATGTCCTCTTGCTATCCTCAACCAGGCACAGTTAAAATGTCTGAAAAGGAGACTTTGACTTTGGAGTCCAACTACAACAGCACCCAAAAACACACAGGTGTGATGGGCCTCTTCTACATTTTGGTTGCAGACTCACCACCAAGGCGCATGCCTTCATTGCTAACTTTCATTCAT GATCAAGTGGCATTAGTATTCATGGGCGTTACCGTAGccgttgttgttgctgttggtTATCTTCGAAGGAATCGAAGAGAAAGCGGTTACCAATCCATATTGATGCAACAGTAA
- the LOC122079277 gene encoding DNA topoisomerase 1 alpha-like isoform X2, translated as MAAVDACIKPNFFDDGEDDDGPAVFKRNKTVSTRTQLNPELKKSSSQRNDGSSVRSASDTPKSQNSGLQKGKAVSSAKVSPVKSNVASSNASTSISKSSSLQPKTEINEEKKLLNKHQSQSNGDTDDSDDDKPLSARLATTATLPKSQSPNVLKGLSSPVSRSSQSVRTKVVVKKSDEDLEDDIPLSSKFQFKQSGGPSSKNSYDSDEDKPLASKLQKNGSSKRDNEPLKSFKGLNKRPLSEASTSGQSSIKRPKPSSTPVPAKIAQVTVKAEVKTDDDDNVPIAQRMKKPAPLVNKSTSIKKSTKVATMFAVMKDTDYATKPRFIENFMNDWRQILGKNHIIKKFELCDFTPIYEWHQREKEKKKQMSTEEKKAVKEEKLKLEEKYMWAIVDGVKEKVGNFRVEPPGLFRGRGEHPKMGKLKRRICPSDITINIGKDAAVPECPIPGERWKEVKHDNTVTWLAFWNDPINPREFKYVFLAASSSLKGQSDKEKYEKARLLKDYIHGIRATYTKDFVSKDITKRQIAVATYLIDKLALRAGNEKDDDEADTVGCCTLKMENVTLIPPNKLQFDFLGKDSIRYFNTVEVELPVYKAIGQFKAGRGDGEDLFDKLDTSKLNAHLKELMPGLTAKVFRTYNASITLDEMLNRETKDGDMAEKIAVYQIANKEVAIICNHQRSVSKSHSVQMSRLSEKMDELKAVLDELQTDLMRAKKGKPPLKGADGKPKRNSAPEALERKISQTNAKIEKMERDMRTKEDLKTVALGTSKINYLDPRISVAWCKRHEVPIEKIFNKSLLAKFTWAMDVDPSFRF; from the exons ATGGCTGCTGTTGATGCTTGCATCAAAccaaatttttttgatgatggtGAAGATGATGATGGGCCTGCAGTTTTCAAAAGGAATAAGACAGTGTCTACGAGAACTCAGTTGAACCCAGAACTAAAGAAGTCATCATCTCAAAGGAATGATGGATCATCAGTGAGGAGTGCCTCTGATACTCCGAAAAGTCAAAACTCAGGTTTGCAGAAGGGCAAAGCTGTTTCATCTGCAAAGGTGTCACCAGTTAAGTCAAATGTAGCAAGTTCAAATGCATCAACTTCAATATCAAAGTCAAGTTCTTTACAACCGAAAACAGAAATTAACGAGGAGAAGAAGCTTTTGAATAAGCATCAGAGTCAATCAAATGGGGATACTGATGATTCTGATGATGACAAACCATTGAGTGCTAGACTTGCTACTACTGCCACATTACCCAAGAGCCAATCACCTAATGTTTTGAAGGGGCTTAGTTCACCTGTTTCTAGGTCATCACAGTCAGTAAGGACAAAGGTTGTTGTTAAGAAATCTGATGAAGATTTGGAAGATGATATTCCTTTGTCATCAAAATTCCAGTTCAAGCAGAGTGGAGGGCCATCCAGCAAGAATTCATATGACTCTGACGAGGATAAACCATTGGCTTCTAAGCTTCAGAAAAATGGTTCCAGCAAGCGTGATAATGAACCATTAAAGTCCTTTAAAGGTTTGAATAAGAGACCTCTGAGCGAAGCAAGTACTTCAGGTCAGTCTTCAATTAAAAGGCCGAAACCTTCATCTACTCCTGTTCCAGCCAAAATTGCGCAAGTAACAGTGAAAGCAGAAGTGAAGacagatgatgatgacaatgttCCCATTGCCCAGAGAATGAAGAAGCCGGCTCCTTTAGTTAATAAATCAACATCCATAAAGAAATCAACAAAG GTTGCAACAATGTTTGCAGTGATGAAAGATACTGATTATGCAACCAAACCAAGATTTATAGAAAACTTCATGAATGATTGGAGGCAGATACTTGGGAAAAATCATATCATTAAGAAATTTGAGCTTTGCGATTTCACACCAATTTATGAATGGCACcagagggaaaaagagaagaaaaaacagatGAGTACAGAG GAGAAGAAGGCagtgaaagaagagaaattgaaACTTGAGGAGAAATACATGTGGGCTATTGTTGATGGTGTTAAAGAGAAG GTTGGGAACTTCAGAGTAGAGCCACCTGGGCTGTTTCGTGGCCGTGGAGAGCATCCCAAG ATGGGAAAGCTGAAAAGACGCATTTGTCCTAGTGATATTACAATAAACATAGGAAAAGATGCAGCAGTTCCAGAATGTCCAATCCCTGGTGAAAG ATGGAAGGAAGTAAAGCATGATAATACTGTCACATGGTTGGCATTTTGGAATGATCCCATCAACCCTAGAGAATTCAAGTATGTCTTTTTGGCTGCTAGTAGTTCCTTGAAAGGGCAAAGTGACAAAGAGAAATATGAGAAAGCAAGGTTATTGAAG GACTACATACATGGTATTAGGGCAACTTACACAAAGGATTTTGTAAGTAAAGATATTACAAAGCGGCAAATAGCAGTTGCGACTTACCTTATTGATAAGCTGGCTCTCAGGGCAGGCAATGAGAAG GATGATGATGAGGCTGATACTGTTGGTTGCTGCACACTGAAGATGGAAAATGTTACCTTAATCCCTCCAAACAAGTTGCAG TTTGATTTCCTAGGTAAAGATTCCATTAGGTATTTCAACACAGTGGAAGTTGAACTTCCTGTATATAAAGCGATTGGACAATTCAAAGCTG GAAGAGGTGACGGGGAAGATCTGTTCGATAAGCTGGATACCAGTAAACTGAATGCTCATCTCAAGGAACTTATGCCAGGGCTCACTGCTAAAGTTTTCCGTACATACAATGCATCTATCACTTTGGATGAGATG TTGAATAGAGAGACTAAGGATGGTGATATGGCAGAGAAAATTGCTGTTTATCAAATTGCAAACAAGGAG GTTGCAATTATATGCAATCATCAACGTAGTGTCTCAAAGTCCCACAGTGTGCAAATGTCAAGATTGAGTGAGAAGATGGATGAGCTAAAG GCTGTACTGGATGAACTTCAAACTGATTTGATGAGGGCGAAGAAAGGGAAGCCCCCTTTGAAGGGTGCTGACGGGAAGCCGAAAAGGAACTCAGCTCCCGAAGC GTTAGAGAGGAAAATTTCTCAGACAAATGCTAAGATTGAAAAAATGGAACGAGATATGAGGACCAAGGAGGATCTGAAGACTGTGGCATTGGGCACATCGAAAATAAACTATCTTGATCCAAGGATATCTGTTGCGTGGTGCAAGCGTCATGAAGTTCCCATTGAGAAG ATATTCAACAAGTCCCTCCTGGCAAAGTTTACCTGGGCAATGGATGTTGATCCCAGCTTCAGATTCTGA